A window of Glycine soja cultivar W05 chromosome 2, ASM419377v2, whole genome shotgun sequence genomic DNA:
AAGAATGGGAGCAATGAAACGGATTCAAGGGTGAAGGATGAATTCATGGAGTCTTTGATCAAGTGTGAATTTTTTGATGGGGAATGGATCAAGGAGGATTCATATCCTCTCTATGAACCTGGTTCTTGCAATATTATCGATGAACAATTCAATTGTATCCAAAATGGAAGGCCTGATAAAGCCTTTCAGAAATATAAGTGGAAGCCAAAGGGGTGCAGCCTCCCAAGGTATACGAGAACTTGGTGAATTTATGTTGTTCTAGAACATGATGGTATTGTTCTCTAATCAGAATTGACTTTTATCACAGCAATATAAGTTGACATttaatgcaaatctttattgtGCAGATTGCTGAGGTGAAACACTAGTTTTGATTAAGAAACTGCAACTGAGTTTTGTCCAATTTTGATTTGGTTGAATTGAAATTGGAATTTCACCTCAATCATATGCATAGTGAAGTTGGCCATTTAATATCAATATTAGTTTCCTAGTTATAACTTCAATTACGATTAGATAACAATACAAAAAACACCTATAGAATTGCACTTGAGTTTTATCCTTCAATTTTTAAGGTTTTACATTTCATGAGTGCTCTTGTTCTGTCCAGATTTGGCAATtggtaatattttgtttttcatattaatgtTGGTGTCTTGTTATGATGATCTTCAAAGTTGCTTTGTGAATGTTTCTTTGGTATTTTGCCTTAATTGATCCATTCTCTTTGTTTCTTTGGATCCTAGTTTGTTGATTTGCTATaatatttgttcatgtatttgCTAATAGGTTGGATGGACATCGAATGCTGGATATGTTGAGAGGCAAGAGGCTTATCTTTGTTGGTGATTCCATCAATAGGAATATGTGGGAATCTCTAATTTGCATCCTGAGAAACGCTGTGAAAGACAAAAGCAAAGTTTATGAAGCAAATGGAAGAGTCCATTTCAGAGGAGAAGCCTCTTATTCATTCATATTCAAAGTAAATACCAAGTTCTTCTATGCTGTAgtgttcaatttttctttttcatggtgtttttttaataatagtatCAATTGCTTGCTAGGATTATAACTTCTCCGTGGAGCTTTTCGTATCCCCTTTCTTAGTTCAGGAATGGGAAGTTCAAGTCAAGAATGGAACAAAGAAGGAAACACTTCGTCTTGATTTAGTTGGTAAATCTTCAGTTCAATATAAAAATGCGGATATAATCATCTTCAACACTGGCCACTGGTGGACTCATGATAAAACTTCTAAAGGGTAAATGCATTACAATTTCTCTTAGATGTGATTGCAGTTCTGGCTCTTCATTCTCAACCTTCTTATTCTAATTCTGTTTTCTAAGATTACAAGCCAAAACCTTGTTAACTAACTTGTCCATGAAAATTTCTAGGAAGGACTATTACCAAGAGGGTAGCCATGTCTATGATGAACTGAATGTTTTGGAGGCATTTCGAAGGGCTATAACAACTTGGAGTAGATGGATTGATGCCAACATAAATCAATCGAAGTCTATGGTATTCTTCAGAGGCTATTCTGCTTCACATTTCAGGTACAATACTCGTGTTTGGGTGAATgtttgcaaaattgattttgaggtGAAGTAATATGTGGTggatatttttatactaaaagcAATTTATCCAACACAAAAGCTATCTAAAATTGCAACAACTCAAAATCAATTTCTCAATGTGAGACCAAGCATATCAACATTTACCTAAAATCATCTTAACTAGTATTTCATCATATGATGTTGGATGATCCGATGTAAATCCAAACACACTACAAATGAATTGGTGCTTATTGTGTTAATTTTGGTCTCACATTACTTCAGTTTTCAGTTTCAATATCATTCACTTTGACATTGAATTTTCCTTAAGCACATTATTATCATAGAACTAGAAGACTGACTCATAAACATTTGTTTCTAATTCTATCATACTGCAGTGGGGGACAATGGAATTCTGGTGGACAATGTGACAGTGAAACCGTGCCTATCAAGAATGAGAAGTACTTGAGGGAATACCCCCCTAAGATGAGGGTattggaaaaggttttgaagaaCATGAAAGCCCATGTCACCTACCTAAATGTCACTAAAATGACAGATTTCAGAAAGGATGGTCATCCCTCGATATATAGGAAGCAAAACCTATCACCAGAAGAGAGGAAATCTCCATTGAGGTACCAAGACTGCAGCCACTGGTGCCTCCCTGGTGTTCCAGATGCATGGAATGAGATTCTTTATGCCGAACTTCTGTTGAAACAGTATCAGAATCAGCAGAAGAGACCATAGGtaaacaacaagtcatttattTAGTTATATTCAATGAGTTTAGCTGAAAGCAAGAACTAGATGCAGTTATTATGTATACCATTTTTTTCCCTTCCATATAAGGATATGGAGAGGAACAAACCATACAGGAcaagtttttctaattttgtaaaGATTCAAAAGGTTATGTTTAGTGAAACAATATATAAGAGAAGTTCCTTGATGAgacattaatttttacattcTCTCACTTGGTTCATGTGACATTACCAAACATAATAgactaaataaatatatagattaaactaacataatgcgcattaaaatgactaaatcgttctatacattgggtacatcataatttcatgattaagaataagaACGAATTTGAGTCATGACGGTTATACATCACTTAATCGACATAGTCTCTTCCATGAACTATACATTaatcttctccttaatatgaccattagttaggagtacataattgatccaacataatgcatttatttaagataaaatttgttaacattATTCTAATACAAATATGCATGCAAACACAGATAATaggtaatcagaaacatatcataaatgaGTTCAGAGTGTCAGTAAAATGCATAagataaattacacttaatgatcatcaataacaataatgtttatattttcaacatgttctataaatgtcttgagtGGTAATCCCTTTGTCAAAAGGTCAACTATCACAAGGTTTGTACTAATATGTTATGTTAACACTCTTTGTTTTTAAACTTCTACTTCAATTCAATATGTTTAACACCTTTAAGGTACTTATCCttcttagaagaaaaaaagttgcagaGTTATCACAATATATTTTCAGTGGCCTAATAATATTGTCAACAATTTCAACCCTAACATAAAGTTCTGCAGTCAATTAGCCTGAATTATAGTCtcaaaacatgctacaaattcaACTTTCATGGCAGATGCAACAACTAATTGTTTTGCACTCTTTCACGATACTACTCTTTCGGCTAAAAGAAATACATACCCAAGAGTAAATTTTCTTGTATCCACACATCTAGCAAAGTCTGAGTTTGAATACTCAATCATCTCAAGGTGATCAGACATCCTCTATGTAAGCATGTGATCTTTTGTTTCCTGTAAATATCTCTTAGAACCTTCTTTGCAGTTTTCCAATATTCCATTCTCGGgttactttgatatcttcctaacattctAAATGCAAAGCTTATGTCTGGTCGAGTACAGATCTGAACATACATAACACTCCCAACCATTGATGCATACGGAATTGCCTTCATTTGTTCTCATTCTAGATCATTTTTAGGACATTATGCAAGACTAAATTTGTcttctttcttatttaaaatGGGTGATGCTGAACACTTTTTCATCCTAAAActctctagtactttattgatatatgttTTCTGAGACAAGCCTAACAATCCTTATGATCTATTTCAGAATATTTTTATCCTTATCACATAGTTTGTCTCACCCATgtctttcatttcaaagttgttacttagtctcatgaagaaaacCAAGATTGTTAGTTGCAAACAAGATATCAAAAtaaagaattagaaaaataattttactcccACAGACTTTCAGATATATACACCTATCAatagtattttccttaaatccaaaGAAAACAATGATATCGTTAAACTTCAATATCATTAGCGGGAAGCTTGCTTAAGAccatatattgatttctttaatttgcataCCATGTGTTTCTTTCCTTCAACTAAGAATCACATTAGTTGGTCCATAGAAAAATTTTCCTCTAAATCTACACTAAGAAAgacagttttcacatccatctgatgtagccCAAGTCATAATGGGTCACCAATGCCATGAAAATCTTGAAAGAATCATTTCATGAGACTAATGAAAAcatctctttataatcaatgtcatctttctaagtaaattccttagcaacaagtctaaccttgtaacgttcaaggttACCATGAGAGTCACATTTAGTCTTAAAAACtcacttacaaccaactctcttacaatcctttggCAATTCTACGAGGTCCCAAACACCATAATGTTCCATGGAATTTAACTTTTCTTTCATGACATCTATTTCTCAGAATTATCACAGCTTACAACATATGAAAAAgaaactggatcattatcattaatgcttaagtttgtttctaTTTCATGTAGGTATACAACATAGTGATTCAAAATAGTTggtctcctttctctttgagacctctTTAATGCTACTTTTTGTGGTTCTTTAAGAATAGGTTCATTATGTATCATAGGTTCATTATtgtgttgtttttctttattgttgTTTGGAACAACAACTGAATGAGCAATCACCTTACTGCTAGAGACACAAGTTAAAGGTATTTGTActctaatttctttaattttcacatctcgtggaactgtactctcccttatttcaccattttcaatgaaCTTTACATTTCCAGTTTCGACAATTCTCAAACTATGATTaggataataaaatatatactccctttgacttttctgaataaccaatgaaatatccattAATTTTTCATGCATCCAAGTTTCTTTCTTATGGATTATAAATCCTTGTTTCTGTTTggcaaccccaaacatgcaTGTGTCATATACTAGGTGTCTTATTTGTTTACAATTCAAAATGTGTCTTTGAAACTATCATATTATGATCcttattcaacaaatacatgacaGTTTTCATGGCATATATTCACAAAGATACGAGTAAAGTTGAATTGCTTAACATACTCCTAATCGTATCTATTAAAgtttctgatacaccattttgttatGGTATATCAGGCATTGGGTATTGCACACAAATGTCacatttttgaaaaagtttagcAAATGGACTTGGGTGTTGCCTAGTTTCATCGTATATTTCATAATACTCATCACCTCTCTCTATCAAACCTAACAACTCTCACATTTTGTCTAATTATCCttctacttcattcaagtaaattttTAAAGCATCTACTTCCTGAAATTTCTCATGCAATAAGCATAACTGTAACATGAATAGTCatcaataaaggtgataaaatatctttcctttccaaaataattaatataaaaaggcTCACAAATATCAGTATACATAATTTCAAGAAGttgagtgcttcttgtagctcctttctttgtacgttttctttattttccctTAATAAAATCCACTCAAATATTTAGACCCGTAAAATTTAGATTAGGaagaattttattctttattaatctttccatcaTTTCTCTAGAAATatgacctaaacgtttatgccacaagaaagcagattgttcattcactaaactatgttTAGTTCCAACAGTATGACACAAAGTTAAATAGTTTCAACATACAAAccatctaatttcaatttatataaactatCATAAAGAACACCAGTatcaatgagatgattatgcttgAATAAACTGAAATATTcattaccaaaataaaaaagtatcaaataatatcaagtttagataattaaactaaattcctagataaactaaGTACATAAAGAGTTTTCAGTAAATCTAAAAGATGTTCAATGTCGagttttaaacaataagtcCTAACTGCTTGCACTAGAGCTTTCACTTTATTCTTCATTTGGACTTATGATTTGGATGTAAGGAATCCCTGCATAATATTAGAAACACGAATCATACATCCAAAATCAATTCACCATGTATTATGGGAAACTTCAgttaaatttgattcaaaacatacatatgCATTAAGCTTATCTTTCTTTTCATACCAAGACTTACACTTTGGGCAATCCTTTTGAAGGTGTCCAGATTTCCCacagaaattgaaattattattctttgatGCCTTCTTTTGAATTTTCACAAAGTCGTCATTGATTTTTAAAGACCCTTTTCCTTTATCATGCTTGTTCATAAATTTCTTTCCAACTCTttgattcccttggtggcttacataatTGACTGtgtgacttccttgattcttaagcaTCGTTTCTTCCTAAACTAGCATACTATATATTCATGCACatttcatttatctttcatggtattatagctcATTTGAAATGGGTCATACTCAAACGGTAATGAgttcaaaataaattgaataaggAAGGTCTCATTCACAGtcattcccaaggtcttaagtcttgttgtaatgtttgtcatctcaatgacatgctTGTGCATAGTCTGTGAACCATTTAACTTCATGGTGGTCAGTATACTCATTAATCTCCTAACAAAAGACTTATCATCTGTTTGAGAGTGTTCTCTCATAAACCTCGTAAACTCTTTAACACTATCAGTCTTAGAGAAAGTTGTCGTAATACTATCTGCAACAATCATTCTCATGAACACTAGGTTGAGTCTGTTATATCTTTCCCAAGTTTTATAATGGGTTTTCTGTTCATTGCTACTAGAATCAATAATAACAGCAAGCTCCTCTGCCAATATCGCTAGATCAATATCCATTACATCGAGGTGAAATTGGATTTGCTCATTTCagtcagagaagttaagcccattaaacTTTGTCACAAATGATACATGAGAATTCAATAAATTGGAAACATGTACtgcataataaaattcacataagcgctttgagacataaaacatatgtcatacatataattcattcaaataacaatcaatgtatattgatgttttCCTTTAggtgatacaccaacacacaaGATACAAACATGGTGATGCTAATAAAAATCTTAacattatttgataattaaatatgcaccaattagtacCTACTACAtttgggtatataaataaattaatgatactCACAAATTACCTATAATTATATTCATTGATTATAAGAACAATTAAGCAACCTTTGGGTGATCCATAAATGtcttataacaataaatttcaaTGTACTCATAAACCAATAGTTATATAATTTAACACTCATTATTCTATGAGtgattaaaataatcattaatttagaattaaataaccttatagATTTGGTCACTTTGATGACTAACAAATCCATCATACACTTAATTCCAAATAAGCACGTCTTGCTTTATTATATAATGCAATAAATGTTTGATCATTCAGTTTCAAGATAATAAAGTGCATGAACATGAATGATGGCTTTGGCAATTTGAAAGCCAATTCAATAGATACCCATTTTTGATACAAAATTCCATACTTTGGAAAAAATAATCAACACCAAAGGCATATCATCAAAACATATTATTGAAAGTGCATGCAACGAAAATTAAAAtccttaaattatataattaggaTTCATATTGTACACTATATTGTACACTATGTAGGAATCATATGTTTCAAGATCATATTGGTTTCCTATAATTGTTAATCTTGGAAATCCTTAAGAGATAAAATATTGTGTGTCTTTCTCCATAGTGAGACTTTTCTCCACTACGTTTGATCCTTGAAATATGAGAAAAACAAGATTTctctcatttaattatttattctatttctcTACATTCGTGATAGCTAGGGGTTTTGAGAGAACATTTTTCTATCAGGAAAAGAATCTTGTTTCACGATAATAGAATTAACCTCTTTTTAAATACTACTCTCATCAAATAGTAGTTATCTCTATAAACTTCTCAAATTTAActcaattataatttagtcattaattattaattatttatttattagttcctACTTAAATCACGTGTCTCTCActtgagacattaattcttacaaCATGTATGCCCAATTTAAGTTTAGGGAGAGAAAATTTTCTTAGTTTATATTTGTTGGAATTATATGTTTGTTTGGTTTTTGTGTAATGTTCCTCCTCTCTCtttagagtattttttttagtggtAATTGTTTGTGTTGAAAACAATAGCTTGATTTTGTCAGGATTTGTTTTAACCAAAAATGattctttgattcttctttCTCTATAAAGAattcaaatggatgtgaaatttCTTCTTCATTGTCACGTGAATCCTTTAACTATTGCAAGTCATGTATTCGATGTTGTTTCTGTCGGTGCTTTGCTTGGACTAGTTCTTTCATAACATTCTAATATAGGGTCAATTCTAGCGTGGATCATGTGTTCAAGTGGTTTTCAATGCACCACTTTTATGAATCGTTGGATTCATCTCATCTCACGGTGATATTATACACCTGTTTACACTAAATCTTCTTCTCCCAACTTCCCACAACCCCTCTCTTCCCATAGCCCCTCTCACCACCAATAAAGATCCacgacatcatcatcagcatCATTTGACGAGAACGGTATGAAACGAGAAAGGGAATGGGAGAGAAAGCACCACTGCACATTGTTAACGCCGTGAGAAGGGTCTTTCCGACGTCGATGGCCTGTGATATCAAGTGTTAACATCGTAACCTGTAAATCCAACCTTGTCTTATTCTCGTTTTTTGTAGCCTTTGAAAGTGTCAAAACCTGGTGCCACCAACGGTTTTGTTTGCATAGATCTGGAAGTTCTCTTGCTCTTGCGGGTTGTAGTTTGTGAAGGCGTTGATGGGACACGCACCTCCCTTACCAAAGTTCTTGGTACCAAACAAGGCAACGGTGAGTTTGTTCCGTAGCCTATGAACTCGTCCACTGTGCCCACAAAGTCCTTGACTTGCTTCGGAGTAGGTGGTGACATTGATGATGAGATGGTCAAAGAGGAGGGTGGAGgtggcaagaaaaaaaaaattaaactgctGTCGGAGACGACAACTATTGGGAGGAAGTGAGGAATCCagtttgaaaacaataaaaaatcattgtcCATTGTGCACCCATGATACTGCTCCACCGAAGCAATGACCCTATTATAGTATTATATTGGACTGTTGAAGGGATTGgatcaatgaattttatatttaattatttgaatcaaatttttgGTTAACACCTAAAACTATTTGGATGGAGGAGTTTGAAACAAGAGTGAATAGTTTGgtcaatttttattgttaaattttgataattataaaatgtatacaaataaaaattgagaggaatgttatattattacttcattttattcattttaaaaaaggaaataaatgcttactaaaagcaaaaaaatatgcatattcTTTCCCTCCAATTCCATTTATGTGGACATgacaattaatttcttaaatgattACTAATTATAAGAGACTTATTGTGTTTTAGACATATCCaaataataagtataaaaagttaATGTATCCATTGAGATTATGTGTAACTTAAAGGAAATCAACAAACTTTAAACTCATTTATTGCTAGAGTTGTCATTTTACTAAATCaaactatttcttttattttttaaaatacaatttttggagcaaaattaaaatcaaatagatCAAAATGTTGTTGAGATGAAATCCATAgagtttttcaaataaaattcattCCTAAATAATCCCCTAGTTCAATGCAATCAACTAATCATAATTCCTTAGCCATTAGTCTAAGTTCTAAGTCAAATACTCAAATATCTAATTTCTTAGGTGATTTAGGTCTAAAAGTTTAGAATTAGATTAGTGAATCTCTACAAATGCAAGTATTTGATTCATTCTCGACATCAAAGCAGCCTTGCACAATTTTAATTAGATCTAGGATTCAAACTTgtttccacaaattcaagtccCTAAAAGATAGAATTGAAATGAGATCACAATAACTACAAGAATTGATCAAAAAATAGAGATTACATACTTGTATTCTACTTCAATCACTTGATAATTTGTGAAATTTAGTTCATTTGGATCATGAAGGATCCAAATAGAACCTCAAAAAGAGAAACAatggagggagagagagaaaatagatcaagattctactccaaaaaatatcaaaatgaacTAAAAGATTTTACAATGATGTTACAAACTCTTTAAATAGAGTgagattataatttattttttatccttagatGATTCTCGTTGCAGCAAAACTACACCTATGAACTAAGGATTCTACACTTGATCTTGAAGCCTCTATACCTTTATTTGTTGGGGTAAATGAACAACTTGTTGTGGCAAGTTTCTCATATTTCCAAGGTCTTCAACTTTGTTGACTCGTGGTGACAAAGTTTAGTTTCACTCTGTTAAATCTCTGTCAATTCCAATTGATCAAACATCCTATTTCGTTGTGGCAAAAGCCTATCTCAGTGTGACGAGATGATCTCTATaactcttcattctttgatgATCAAAATCTACTTTTGTAACATCAAaatttgttggatcgagtggcctcagaataattaagaagggggggttgaattgattattcctaaacctttactaattaaaaattattcttctaaggcttttactaaattgttaagagaatgaggagtagaagagaaacttaatagaaagtaaaagcgaaaattaaatgcacagcggaaagtaaaagagtagggaagaaggaaacaaacacacaagagtttttatatttgttcggtaataactcgtgcctacatccagtccccaagcgacctgcggtccttgagatttctttcaaccttgtaaaaatccatttacaagcaaagatccacaagggatgtaccctcccttgttctctttgaacctagtggatgtaccctccactaaaactgatccacaagagatgtaccctctcttgttctcagtcaaacccaagtagatgtaccatctacttgtaccacaaaggatgtaccctccaatgtgttgagacaaagatctcaggctgttaaacctttgatactttgcgaatggggatacaaaagaattctcaggcagttagtcctttgaacacttttgtattagggaaagggaagaatcaaaagaattctcagactgtgtcgttttgaattctttgtcaaggga
This region includes:
- the LOC114392063 gene encoding protein trichome birefringence-like, with product MADSTKYIPIGGTGTTLNSHLNTLFPILKARKTLTVAYCFTFAFVALTVFLAFCPSPNTSSPFFTSIFSSTATTASSASSYKSQLSSIFSFFFPNTTISSSATLHTDTTRSSNSTSQSPQTSKKTFKTTPFENQTQTTPPTRSKIPSDHHTAKPPDHVVNKEPSSGNNHTQVSDEDKAVKKTNQSSNGVGHSPNKNLSSLVNGGGTEKGVGHSNYTVSWSKKQKNGSNETDSRVKDEFMESLIKCEFFDGEWIKEDSYPLYEPGSCNIIDEQFNCIQNGRPDKAFQKYKWKPKGCSLPRLDGHRMLDMLRGKRLIFVGDSINRNMWESLICILRNAVKDKSKVYEANGRVHFRGEASYSFIFKDYNFSVELFVSPFLVQEWEVQVKNGTKKETLRLDLVGKSSVQYKNADIIIFNTGHWWTHDKTSKGKDYYQEGSHVYDELNVLEAFRRAITTWSRWIDANINQSKSMVFFRGYSASHFSGGQWNSGGQCDSETVPIKNEKYLREYPPKMRVLEKVLKNMKAHVTYLNVTKMTDFRKDGHPSIYRKQNLSPEERKSPLRYQDCSHWCLPGVPDAWNEILYAELLLKQYQNQQKRP